GGTATTGTCAGTCGGAGCTTCAGTGTCATTGTGCCTGTTGTTTTCCTCGTGAAGCGTTTACCCTTCTGCAAGACACGCCTCATCCCTCACACGTACTGTGAGCATATAGGTGTGGCCCGGCTATTCTGTGCTGATATCTCCATCAACATCTGGTATGGATTTGCTGTGCCTATAATGACTGTCTTCTCAGACCTGATTCTCATTATTGTTTCCTACACTCTCATCCTTCGTGCTGTCTTCCACCTTCCATCCAGAGATGCCCGGCAGAAGGCCCTCAACACCTGTGGCTCCCATGTCAGTGTCATTCTCATATTTTACACACCAGCCATGTTCTCTGTCCTTACTCATCGCTTTGGTCACAATATCTCTCGCACCTTTCATATCATGTTTGCCAACCTATATGTGACCATCCCTCCCGCACTCAATCCCATCATTTACGGAGTAAAGACAAAGCAGATCAGGGATAAGGtcatccttcttttccttcctaaaGTGATGCAGTGATCTGAggatgagaaaatggagagatGAATTGTAGGAAATCAAGCAACCATATTGATTTAATAGGGTTTCTGATGTACATCAGTGGTAGGAAAACCTCCAATGATAAATCCAATTCCTATGAATTTCAAGTTCTCAACTTTGGTGGAGAAAATAGTGGTTGAAATTAGAGGAGTTAAGAGGCAAGAGGGTTAAGGATTCTTCAAGTCCTAATAAAACCATAGGTATCAGATGGAAACATCCTAATGTTCTAgcatcaaaaacatttttttcctttctttggtcCTTATGTCCTgtttcaattccttcctttcaaaatagaaaaaataataatacttaagGCATAGGCTTGTTATGAAGATAAATGTGTTTAGGACATAGTAAGTCCATGAATTCAGTAATCATCTGTATGCTGAAGATTCACAAGACCCAATTTCTACCACCC
This genomic stretch from Choloepus didactylus isolate mChoDid1 chromosome 6, mChoDid1.pri, whole genome shotgun sequence harbors:
- the LOC119537043 gene encoding olfactory receptor 52H1-like, whose protein sequence is MMATLNLSSFNPGPFILVGIPGLEQFHIWIGIPFFAIYFVALAGNGILVYLIAMDCSLHEPMFYFLSMLASADIILCTTCVPKTLGIFWFGAQEITFSGCLTQLFFVHFSFFLDSAILLGMAFDRYMAICSPLRYTSVLTPRTIVKIMVGIVSRSFSVIVPVVFLVKRLPFCKTRLIPHTYCEHIGVARLFCADISINIWYGFAVPIMTVFSDLILIIVSYTLILRAVFHLPSRDARQKALNTCGSHVSVILIFYTPAMFSVLTHRFGHNISRTFHIMFANLYVTIPPALNPIIYGVKTKQIRDKVILLFLPKVMQ